One segment of Leptospira sp. WS92.C1 DNA contains the following:
- a CDS encoding helix-turn-helix domain-containing protein, with the protein MSYRYILEKLMKRRGWSQDDLAKAGEVKQPTVSRYLNDQSKPTIAFITNLYKNEKVDPIIFVRNFEKDPFLLDSGISKEEKNNLVEEVTLFIRFIKSSPEIMDIFWKLNKMDPNQIKSINVFADRILEE; encoded by the coding sequence ATGAGTTATCGTTATATTCTCGAAAAATTAATGAAACGAAGGGGCTGGAGTCAGGATGATTTGGCGAAAGCAGGAGAGGTGAAGCAACCGACCGTTAGTCGGTATTTGAACGATCAATCTAAACCAACAATTGCTTTTATAACAAATCTTTATAAAAATGAAAAAGTGGACCCAATTATTTTTGTTCGAAATTTCGAAAAAGATCCTTTTCTTTTAGATTCCGGTATTTCGAAAGAGGAGAAGAATAACTTAGTCGAAGAAGTTACTCTTTTTATCCGCTTTATAAAGTCTTCACCTGAAATTATGGATATTTTCTGGAAGCTCAACAAGATGGATCCGAATCAAATAAAATCCATTAACGTTTTTGCAGATAGAATATTAGAGGAATGA
- a CDS encoding LexA family protein, with the protein MHFDEKQFSKPPFFTDRVYPFINPVRAGFPSPAAEYLESVLNPTDLLIPNPDSTFWARVLGNSMEDVFVRNDDLIIVDRSLEPRNGHVVVCTYDGTFLTKILRIEGRKRTLVSGNPLYPPIPITNENEFQLWGVASCSCHNLLGGWGVRSR; encoded by the coding sequence GTGCACTTTGACGAGAAACAATTCAGTAAACCTCCGTTTTTCACAGATCGAGTATATCCTTTTATAAATCCAGTTCGTGCGGGATTTCCGTCACCGGCAGCAGAGTATCTAGAAAGTGTTCTTAACCCGACCGATCTTCTAATACCGAATCCAGATTCCACTTTCTGGGCGCGTGTCCTCGGGAATTCGATGGAAGATGTCTTTGTACGCAACGACGATCTAATAATCGTCGACCGATCCCTCGAACCACGAAACGGACACGTTGTAGTTTGCACGTACGACGGAACATTTCTTACAAAAATCCTTCGAATAGAAGGACGCAAGCGCACTCTTGTATCCGGAAATCCGCTCTATCCACCGATTCCGATTACAAATGAAAACGAATTCCAGCTTTGGGGTGTGGCCTCATGTAGCTGCCATAATTTACTCGGAG